The following coding sequences are from one Lolium rigidum isolate FL_2022 chromosome 6, APGP_CSIRO_Lrig_0.1, whole genome shotgun sequence window:
- the LOC124664679 gene encoding uncharacterized protein LOC124664679 — translation MGNSLRCCLACMLPCGALDLVRIVHLSGRVDEYGRAVSAGEVLAAHPDHVLSRPCASTRQQGVPRIVIIVSPEAELERGEIYFLIPAASVPADAKKKTKRTSAGSAEEERRRHRQHVRSKSEGSAAADADVEGRLGLRSPETNRKEQHRRRMSTGSHAASWHPHLSRIAEDPASSIEL, via the coding sequence ATGGGGAACAGCCTGAGGTGCTGCCTGGCGTGCATGCTGCCCTGCGGCGCGCTGGACCTGGTCCGGATCGTGCACCTGAGCGGTCGCGTCGACGAGTACGGCAGGGCCGTGTCCGCCGGCGAGGTCCTGGCGGCACACCCGGACCACGTGCTCAGCAGGCCCTGCGCGTCCACGAGGCAGCAGGGGGTGCCGCGGATCGTGATCATCGTGTCGCCGGAGGCCGAGCTCGAGCGCGGCGAGATCTACTTCCTCATCCCGGCGGCATCCGTGCCTGCCGATgccaagaagaagacgaagaggacGAGTGCCGGCTCGGCTGAGGAGGAACGGAGACGACACCGGCAGCACGTCCGCAGCAAATCGGAAGGCAGCGCGGCCGCGGACGCAGACGTCGAGGGTCGGTTGGGATTGAGGTCGCCGGAGACGAACAGGAAGGAGCAGCACCGCCGGCGCATGAGCACCGGTAGCCACGCCGCGTCGTGGCACCCGCACCTCTCACGCATCGCTGAGGACCCAGCTTCATCGATCGAGCTCTAG
- the LOC124664682 gene encoding uncharacterized protein LOC124664682 — protein MDSRWRIGPAEEARHQEVMAGLGVHGAEWALWKVLEVSDVDAGQNRLLLLRDMVRGGPIPKLFPELDELDVDGLNASRTVPFTLLDAEGREKELRIRYLNSNKAYRVFGPEWRRFVKDSGLCKGDRVDLYACKRGDEGQRCLFLFTSKGGGGSDWCTIKRARQPAAAAAAVRDHKRRAKTRRAEREDPMLHVMDDGVHGGFQRDYGCCKSLERTRREDKAPLRLWIDSTKEEREAAKGLLMLRYAILAKYYR, from the coding sequence ATGGATTCTCGCTGGCGCATCGGGCCGGCGGAGGAAGCGCGCCACCAGGAGGTGATGGCTGGCCTGGGCGTGCACGGCGCCGAGTGGGCGCTGTGGAAGGTGCTGGAGGTGTCCGATGTCGACGCGGGGCAGAACCGGCTGCTGCTCCTCAGGGATATGGTGCGCGGCGGGCCGATCCCCAAGCTCTTTCCGGAGCTGGATGAGCTCGACGTTGACGGCCTGAACGCCAGCCGCACGGTGCCCTTCACCTTGCTCGATGCGGAGGGTCGGGAGAAGGAGTTGAGGATCCGCTACCTCAACTCCAACAAGGCGTACCGGGTCTTTGGGCCCGAGTGGAGGCGGTTCGTGAAGGACAGCGGCCTGTGCAAGGGCGACCGCGTCGACCTGTACGCCTGCAAGCGCGGGGACGAAGGCCAGCGCTGCCTCTTCTTGTTCACGAGCAAGGGCGGCGGCGGTAGCGATTGGTGTACCATTAAGCGCGCGCGGCAGCCTGCTGCTGCGGCCGCCGCCGTTCGGGATCACAAGAGGCGAGCAAAGACCCGTCGTGCAGAGAGAGAAGATCCTATGCTTCACGTGATGGACGACGGTGTGCACGGTGGTTTCCAGCGGGATTACGGCTGTTGCAAGTCCCTCGAAAGGACAAGGAGGGAAGACAAAGCACCTCTGCGATTGTGGATAGATTCCACTAAAGAGGAAAGAGAAGCTGCCAAGGGACTCTTGATGTTGAGATATGCTATCTTGGCCAAGTATTATCGTTAG